In Patescibacteria group bacterium, the genomic window ATCATAAGAAAGTTTTTTTGACGTCACGGCTTTTTCAATTCTTTCTTTCAATTTTTCCTTCAGCTCTTCTTTGTTGGAAACACCAATCAATCTTTTAAGATTTTTATAATCCGGTTCTACCTTTTTTTGAAAATACCAATAAATGTCGTAAAAATCCCTTCCCTTAATGTTAATCTTATTTTCTTGCCCCTTAAGCCATTGCCGGCTAAAAATAGCATAGATTTTTCCGGTCATCAGAAATTTTAAAGAATAATTTTTAGTCAGAAAATTAAAACCATATTGAGAAACCGGAATTAGTTCTGTTTCTGAATTTTGGAACGCGGTCCTACTCGGCTCAAGTTTAACATATAGCCAATCGCTTTCGCCGGCCCCGGCCAAACCGAGCTCTTTTAAAAGAGAAAATTTTAAGTATACCCTGGTTTTTCCCTGACATTTTACAGCGATTTTCAGCAAATAATTTTTTAAGAAAAACTTCTCCAAATCTTTGGCTAATTTTTCTAATTTTAGCTTTTGATAATCTTTTGGCAATAAATCAAAATCTAAATCTTCTGAAAGGCGCGGAGCGCCATAGCAAATTCTTAAACAAGAACCGCCAGTAAAAACAAGCCGTTTATAATTCGGATTATTGTAAATGAACTGCAAAACCGGGTATTGCAAATATTCCTTTAAAAAATTGCGAATCACAAAATCGGGCACGCCAGCCATTTTTTTCTCCGCCGTTAAGTTTTTCATAATTTGTTTAAGCATAATAAAGCTTTTTTATTGCTTCAAAAGCTTCTTTAACCTTGCGGCTCGGCGTGAATTTTAAAAACGAAACGGCCTTTTGAAATTCCTTTCGGCTGATATTTTCCCAATTTAAACGCAAACTTTCTATTGCCTCTTTGGTTATCGCCTTATTTTTTAAAAACCTCAAATAGATATAATCAAACAGAGCTTTTTCTTTGGAG contains:
- a CDS encoding nucleotidyl transferase AbiEii/AbiGii toxin family protein translates to MKNLTAEKKMAGVPDFVIRNFLKEYLQYPVLQFIYNNPNYKRLVFTGGSCLRICYGAPRLSEDLDFDLLPKDYQKLKLEKLAKDLEKFFLKNYLLKIAVKCQGKTRVYLKFSLLKELGLAGAGESDWLYVKLEPSRTAFQNSETELIPVSQYGFNFLTKNYSLKFLMTGKIYAIFSRQWLKGQENKINIKGRDFYDIYWYFQKKVEPDYKNLKRLIGVSNKEELKEKLKERIEKAVTSKKLSYDLKNFFPDQPFIEDFCKNYKKIIKKYL